One genomic segment of Anas platyrhynchos isolate ZD024472 breed Pekin duck chromosome 32, IASCAAS_PekinDuck_T2T, whole genome shotgun sequence includes these proteins:
- the LOC140000443 gene encoding scavenger receptor cysteine-rich type 1 protein M130-like, with product MWPLSPSYVLEYTGFRLVNGSTACEGRVEVEVLGTWGTLCASRWDLSDAHVLCRHLGCGFAESIPGGGHFGRGTGPIWRDSFHCDGTEAHLGQCPVTALGALPCSQENAAAVICSGSRRVRLADGAGHCAGRVEIYYQGHWGTVCDDAWDLADAAVVCHQLGCGGALEAASSARFGEGSGQIWLDGVNCSGAEAALWDCPAEAWGQHDCGHKEDAGVICSEFMALRLENSDGCSGRLQVFYNGTWGSVCSNSMTTETVSLVCKELGCGNEGDLKTDFNYAKLSGTAWLDHVECGKSNSSFWQCPSAPWHPQSCDDLREETHITCNDPPRGRPTTSSERLSVPVIICIILGALLCLLLALLAGQVRSARARHRGY from the exons ATGTGGCCTCTCTCACCCTCCTATGTCCTTGAGTACACAGGGTTCAGGCTGGTGAACGGCAGCACAGCGTGTGAGggcagggtggaggtggaggtgctggggacgtGGGGGACCCTCTGTGCCTCCCGCTGGGACCTCTCGGATGCCCACGTTCTCTGTCGGCACCtcggctgtggctttgctgagtCCATTCCTGGAGGAGGGCATTTTGGGAGAGGAACCGGCCCCATCTGGAGAGACTCGTTCCACTGTGACGGGACTGAAGCccacctggggcagtgcccggtGACTGCCCTGGGGGCCTTGCCGTGCTCCCAGGAGaacgctgctgctgtcatttgctcag ggagccggcGGGTCCGGTTGGCAGACGGAGCTGGGCACTGTGCCGGGAGAGTGGAGATCTACTACCAGGGGCACTGGGGCACCGTCTGCGACGACGCCTGGGACCTGGCCGACGCCGCCGTCGTTTGCCACCAGCTGGGCTGCGGAGGGGCCCTGgaggcagccagctctgctcgGTTTGGGGAGGGCTCCGGGCAGATCTGGCTGGATGGCGTCAACTGCTCCGGGGCCgaagctgctctctgggactgccctgccgaggcctgggggcagcacgaCTGCGGGCACAAGGAGGACGCGGGAGTCATCTGCTCAG agttcatggccctgaggctggagaacagcgaCGGCTGCTCCGGGCGCCTGCAGGTTTTCTACaacgggacgtggggcagcgtttgctccaactccatgaccaccGAGACGGTGTCactggtgtgcaaggagctgggctgcgggaATGAAGGGgatctgaaaacagattttaactATGCCAAGCTGTCTGGCACCGCGTGGCTGGATCACGTGGAGTGTGGGAAgagcaacagctccttctggcagtGTCCATCTGCTCCCTGGCATCCGCAGTCGTGTGATGACCTCCGAGAAGAGACCCACATCACCTGCAATG ATCCCCCACGGGGCCGTCCGACCACCAGCAGTGAGAGACTCTCGGTGCCTGTCATCATCTGCATCATCCTGGGggccctcctctgcctgctcctggccctcctggctgggcaGGTGCGAAGTGCCAGGGCTCGGCACAGAG ggtactga